Genomic DNA from Methylocystis sp. MJC1:
AGATGACGTCAGAATGACGGGCAACCGCCTTTTAGCTTGGCGCCCGCGCCGGCTGAGTCAAGACAGGCCATGCACGAACCAGCGGGGATTATCGGTCTCTCGCCCGTAAAGCCCCTCGCGGAAGAGCCAGAACAATTGGCCGTTTTTATCCTGTGCGTGGAAATAATCCCGGGTAAATTGCTGCGGCGCATCGTCCCACCAGGGCGCCGCGATGCGCTCCGGCCCCTCGAAAGCGACGATTTCACGCAAGACCCGCCGCCAACGGAATTTGAGCGGCGGGCCGTCGGGAAAGAGCGCGATGGCCTCGATAGGCTCCGGACGCTCGAAAAGCCGCAGCGGCCGCATCGCGCTTTCCGCGCATTTTTCAGTGTGGGGCCGAGGCGCGCCGAAGGCGGCCGGGACGGCGGCGATGGCGAATTCCGGCAGATGCGCGGCCTCCGGGTGCAGCCGCAGCACGCGGCGCAGGCCGAGCCGCGCGCCGAGCCGGTCGAGAAGATCGCCGAGGTCTTCGTCGGTTTCGCCGCCGCGCGGCGGGGCGACGAAGGCCGTCTGCGGCGGCACCGCACTTTCTACTTCGGTCGCCGACAGTTGCAGCACGTCGAAGCCATAGCCGGTGTCGAGCCCCTCCTCCGCGACCGCTGAAAGACGCTCGGCCAGGAGGGCTGCAAGGCGGGCTGGATCGCGCAGCGGTCGGCTGGTTCCGGCCGTGATGCGTTTCACCGCGCCGTCGACCCGGTAGAAAACCGCCTCCAGCCGCCGCGCGCCGACGCCGGCGCGTTCGAGCATGGGGCAGAGATCGCTGGCGAGGCGCGTCAGCGTCGCCGCGAGATCCTCCTGCCGGGTCAACCCGTCGGGAAAGCGCCGCTCGGCGATGAAGGCCGGCGCCTCGAAGCGCGGCGTGATCGGGTCGCGGATGCGGCAGGTGAGCGCGTCGAGCCGCGTCAGCGCCTGGGCGCCAAAACGCGCGGCAAGGGGCGCGCGGGGCCGCTCGAGGAGATCGCCGATGCTGCGCAGACCGGCGCGGCGCATGCCGGCGAGGGCTTCCCCCTCGAGCACCAGCGCGTCGATCGGGAAAGACGCAGCGAGACGGTCGAGCTCTTCCTGCCGCGCCTGCGCGGCG
This window encodes:
- a CDS encoding Y-family DNA polymerase, which codes for MRFLSVFLPRLATDRLLRRRRGAAPEAFALYARVKGAERLTAVDARAQKRGLAPGMAVADARARCPALALAEADPKADAALVAGLADWGRRFTPLAAPDPPDGLLLDVTGAAHLFGGEAALLDDVESRLRALGFAARAAIAPGPALARALARFSNTRLVAAQARQEELDRLAASFPIDALVLEGEALAGMRRAGLRSIGDLLERPRAPLAARFGAQALTRLDALTCRIRDPITPRFEAPAFIAERRFPDGLTRQEDLAATLTRLASDLCPMLERAGVGARRLEAVFYRVDGAVKRITAGTSRPLRDPARLAALLAERLSAVAEEGLDTGYGFDVLQLSATEVESAVPPQTAFVAPPRGGETDEDLGDLLDRLGARLGLRRVLRLHPEAAHLPEFAIAAVPAAFGAPRPHTEKCAESAMRPLRLFERPEPIEAIALFPDGPPLKFRWRRVLREIVAFEGPERIAAPWWDDAPQQFTRDYFHAQDKNGQLFWLFREGLYGRETDNPRWFVHGLS